A genomic segment from Antedon mediterranea chromosome 6, ecAntMedi1.1, whole genome shotgun sequence encodes:
- the LOC140051860 gene encoding aggrecan core protein-like, which produces MEVDLQVVLDKSLKNHGIYSSSTNATYDVASSTCTINLGSLASYEQLYNAYQPRMDNCIEGWLISGEIAFTEINGDKCTLNSPDQRSNVFPDKTYESGYYCYRGYNQPLGLFDYIPTIQRIIRLTGLNLDKLNANEAETRCSTLFGGRLATPFEVYSASYSLGVDLCTNGWYLNELRGNSCTGNIPSDFWLYPTGNYIKLYDTSIEYFAMCYIPLPNQNITFPDPFPSHRVMNVRGTERYQLTYQDAKDRCSAYTGGALATRAQLQAAQIAGYDCCNAGWVESREVIYPITHARPGCGNNGINSWGFKSLDSTYDGYCYILL; this is translated from the exons GTATTGGATAAAAGTTTAAAGAATC ATGGTATTTATTCTAGTTCAACTAATGCTACTTACGATGTAGCATCCAGTACATGTACCATTAACTTAGGTTCGCTCGCATCGTATGAACAACTTTACAACGCATATCAACCACGTATGGACAACTGCATCGAAGGATGGCTGATTAGTGGTGAGATAGCCTTCACCGAAATCAACGGAGACAAATGCACATTGAATTCTCCAGATCAACGAAGTAATGTTTTTCCAGACAAAACATATGAAAGTGGCTATTATTGTTACAGAGGATATAATCAACCATTAGGTTTGTTTGATTATATTCCGACAATTCAACGAATTATAAGGCTAACAGGTTTAAATTTGGATAAACTGAACGCTAATGAAGCTGAAACTAGATGCAGTACCCTCTTTGGTGGTCGGCTGGCGACTCCTTTTGAGGTGTATAGCGCATCATACTCACTAGGTGTTGATCTTTGTACAAATGGATGGTATTTGAATGAATTGAGAGGAAATTCTTGCACAGGTAATATTCCATCGGATTTTTGGCTTTATCCAACTGGTAACTACATTAAGCTATACGACACATCAATAGAATATTTCGCCATGTGTTATATTCCTTTACCAAACCAGAACATCACGTTTCCAGATCCATTTCCCTCACATCGAGTGATGAATGTGCGTGGAACTGAAAGATACCAACTTACGTACCAGGATGCAAAGGATAGATGCTCTGCTTACACTGGAGGAGCACTAGCAACACGAGCACAACTACAAGCGGCACAAATAGCTGGTTATGATTGCTGTAACGCGGGCTGGGTCGAAAGTAGAGAGGTTATTTACCCTATAACGCATGCTAGACCAGGTTGCGGGAATAATGGAATTAATAGTTGGGGATTCAAGAGTCTTGATAGTACATACGATGGTTATTGCTACATATTATTGTAG